Proteins encoded together in one bacterium window:
- a CDS encoding ECF transporter S component, whose amino-acid sequence MINEQAIVFSGSKIKTKIMIFSVLTFIAAFLPTYIHSQFITGPLVNMSLILAAFLVGPFEAVFLGLMPSVLALTSGLLPLALAPVVPFIMISNAILVGVYYYFGRKKIGISILAASFLKFLFLFGIARLLAGVLLSGKAINAAILMMGWMQFFTAVAGGILAYIVLSFIKKSRILS is encoded by the coding sequence ATGATTAACGAACAAGCAATAGTTTTTTCGGGTTCAAAAATTAAAACAAAAATAATGATTTTCTCGGTTTTGACTTTCATCGCCGCTTTTTTGCCGACTTACATTCATTCGCAATTCATAACCGGACCGTTGGTGAATATGTCGTTAATATTGGCCGCTTTTTTAGTCGGCCCGTTTGAAGCGGTATTTTTGGGATTAATGCCCAGTGTTTTGGCTCTAACTTCCGGTTTATTGCCGTTGGCATTAGCTCCGGTCGTGCCTTTTATTATGATTAGCAACGCGATTTTAGTCGGCGTTTATTATTATTTTGGCAGAAAAAAAATCGGAATTTCAATTTTAGCGGCAAGTTTTTTAAAGTTTTTGTTTCTTTTCGGAATTGCCAGATTATTGGCCGGAGTTTTATTGAGCGGAAAGGCGATTAACGCCGCAATTTTGATGATGGGCTGGATGCAATTCTTCACGGCTGTCGCAGGCGGAATATTGGCATATATTGTTTTATCGTTTATTAAAAAATCGCGAATACTTTCATAA